A DNA window from Pungitius pungitius chromosome 1, fPunPun2.1, whole genome shotgun sequence contains the following coding sequences:
- the cdk20 gene encoding cyclin-dependent kinase 20 isoform X1 — MEQYGILGRIGEGAHGIVFKAKHIETGETVALKKVALRRLEDGIPNQALREIKALQEIEDNKHVVKLKDVFPHGTGFVLVFDFMLSDLSEVIRNFQRPLTPAQVKGYMMMLLKGVAFLHHNNIMHRDLKPANLLISSSGHLKIADFGLARLFTEQEDRLYSHQVATRWYRAPELLYGARKYDEGVDLWAVGCIFGELLNSSPLFPGENDIEQLCCVLRVLGTPTEDSWPEIVELPDYNKITFKENPAIPLEQIVPDSSPQAVDLLYKFLVYPSNRRCSARQALLHPFFFSSPIPAHHSELPIPQRGGRLPHQRLQAPPSDFSVDLPLHCSMVNPALMRGHAS; from the exons ATGGAGCAGTATGGTATTCTTGGTCGGATAGGTGAGGGAGCTCACGGCATCGTCTTCAAGGCCAAACACATTGAG ACTGGAGAGACAGTGGCTCTGAAGAAAGTGGCTCTGAGGCGGCTGGAGGACGGCATTCCCAACCAGGCTCTGAGGGAGATTAAGGCCCTGCAGGAGATCGAGGACAACAAGCAT GTGGTGAAGCTGAAGGACGTCTTCCCTCATGGGACGGGCTTTGTGCTGGTGTTTGACTTCATGCTGTCCGACCTCTCTGAGGTGATCAGGAACTTccagcgacctttgaccccggctCAGGTCAAAGGCTacatgatgatgctgctgaaGGGCGTGGCCTTCCTGCATCACAACAACATCATGCACCGA GACCTGAAGCCAGCAAACCTCCTCATCAGCTCTTCGGGTCATCTGAAAATTGCAGACTTTGGTTTGGCGAGATTGTTCACTGAGCAGGAAGACCGACTGTACAGCCACCAGGTGGCCACCAG GTGGTACAGAGCCCCTGAGCTGCTGTACGGCGCCAGAAAGTACGACGAAGGAGTTGATTTGTG ggcgGTGGGCTGTATTTTCGGGGAGCTGCTGAACTCGTCTCCTCTGTTTCCTGGAGAAAACGACATTGAACAGCTGTGCTGTGTCCTCCGAGTGCTGGGGACACCGACCGAGGACAGCTGGCCT GAGATTGTGGAGTTGCCAGATTACAATAAAATCACCTTCAAGGAGAATCCAGCGATCCCATTGGAGCAGATTGTCCCGGACTCTTCCCCTCAGGCCGTCGACCTGCTCTACAAATTCCTGGTTTATCCGTCTAACCGGCGCTGCTCAGCCAGACAG GCTCTCCTCcatcccttcttcttctcctctcctatTCCTGCTCACCACTCAGAGCTTCCCATTCCTCAGAGGGGGGGTCGACTGCCCCACCAGCGGCTGCAGGCTCCGCCCAGCGACTTCTCAGTGGACCTGCCTCTGCATTGCAGCATGGTAAACCCTGCCCTGATGCGGGGTCACGCCTCCTAA
- the cdk20 gene encoding cyclin-dependent kinase 20 isoform X2 encodes MEQYGILGRIGEGAHGIVFKAKHIETGETVALKKVALRRLEDGIPNQALREIKALQEIEDNKHVVKLKDVFPHGTGFVLVFDFMLSDLSEVIRNFQRPLTPAQVKGYMMMLLKGVAFLHHNNIMHRDLKPANLLISSSGHLKIADFGLARLFTEQEDRLYSHQVATRWYRAPELLYGARKYDEGVDLWAVGCIFGELLNSSPLFPGENDIEQLCCVLRVLGTPTEDSWPIVELPDYNKITFKENPAIPLEQIVPDSSPQAVDLLYKFLVYPSNRRCSARQALLHPFFFSSPIPAHHSELPIPQRGGRLPHQRLQAPPSDFSVDLPLHCSMVNPALMRGHAS; translated from the exons ATGGAGCAGTATGGTATTCTTGGTCGGATAGGTGAGGGAGCTCACGGCATCGTCTTCAAGGCCAAACACATTGAG ACTGGAGAGACAGTGGCTCTGAAGAAAGTGGCTCTGAGGCGGCTGGAGGACGGCATTCCCAACCAGGCTCTGAGGGAGATTAAGGCCCTGCAGGAGATCGAGGACAACAAGCAT GTGGTGAAGCTGAAGGACGTCTTCCCTCATGGGACGGGCTTTGTGCTGGTGTTTGACTTCATGCTGTCCGACCTCTCTGAGGTGATCAGGAACTTccagcgacctttgaccccggctCAGGTCAAAGGCTacatgatgatgctgctgaaGGGCGTGGCCTTCCTGCATCACAACAACATCATGCACCGA GACCTGAAGCCAGCAAACCTCCTCATCAGCTCTTCGGGTCATCTGAAAATTGCAGACTTTGGTTTGGCGAGATTGTTCACTGAGCAGGAAGACCGACTGTACAGCCACCAGGTGGCCACCAG GTGGTACAGAGCCCCTGAGCTGCTGTACGGCGCCAGAAAGTACGACGAAGGAGTTGATTTGTG ggcgGTGGGCTGTATTTTCGGGGAGCTGCTGAACTCGTCTCCTCTGTTTCCTGGAGAAAACGACATTGAACAGCTGTGCTGTGTCCTCCGAGTGCTGGGGACACCGACCGAGGACAGCTGGCCT ATTGTGGAGTTGCCAGATTACAATAAAATCACCTTCAAGGAGAATCCAGCGATCCCATTGGAGCAGATTGTCCCGGACTCTTCCCCTCAGGCCGTCGACCTGCTCTACAAATTCCTGGTTTATCCGTCTAACCGGCGCTGCTCAGCCAGACAG GCTCTCCTCcatcccttcttcttctcctctcctatTCCTGCTCACCACTCAGAGCTTCCCATTCCTCAGAGGGGGGGTCGACTGCCCCACCAGCGGCTGCAGGCTCCGCCCAGCGACTTCTCAGTGGACCTGCCTCTGCATTGCAGCATGGTAAACCCTGCCCTGATGCGGGGTCACGCCTCCTAA